In the genome of Lagopus muta isolate bLagMut1 chromosome 21, bLagMut1 primary, whole genome shotgun sequence, one region contains:
- the RPL22 gene encoding 60S ribosomal protein L22 — MPPVKKPAAKGGKKKKQVLKFTLDCTHPVEDGIMDAANFEQFLQERIKVNGKAGNLGGGVVTIERSKSKITVTSEVPFSKRYLKYLTKKYLKKNNLRDWLRVVANSKESYELRYFQINQDEEEEEEED, encoded by the exons ATGCCGCCTGTG AAGAAACCCGCGGCGAAGGGtggcaaaaaaaagaagcaggtGCTGAAGTTCACGCTGGACTGCACGCACCCGGTGGAGGATGGCATCATGGACGCCGCCAACTTT GAGCAGTTCTTACAGGAGCGGATCAAAGTGAACGGGAAGGCTGGAAACCTGGGTGGTGGCGTGGTGACCATCGAGAGGAGCAAAAGCAAGATCACTGTTACTTCAGAGGTGCCCTTCTCCAAGAG GTACCTGAAGTACCTGACCAAGAAATACCTGAAGAAGAACAACCTCCGCGACTGGCTGCGTGTGGTGGCCAACAGCAAGGAGAGCTACGAGCTTCGCTACTTCCAGATCAACcaggacgaggaggaggaggaggaggaggactaA